A single window of Methanothermobacter marburgensis str. Marburg DNA harbors:
- a CDS encoding transglutaminase-like domain-containing protein, translating to MEKNKKLPENVSVGNRTLDTPSYAYALSKVLTGSKVVENQTINGPQLDIRRISVKLTKNQYLEIASKFRNFTSRTQCCPATISFSGGKIDFYNAVYLLSKIGRYRQLHGKLPVAMQISTPLPLNAYHINSKAIDTRIKNLKSQIRKTINLMNIINKRIRYSGNKKTIMRLQGKLRSLEKKYSYLNGQLRYYDGLRSSPWYVPASLRRYIRSTAHCNINDPNIVYLARELSGNTTHSTALNLFSWVRDNIDYSFYYRTRYGASGTLRYRTANCVDQAHLMVALARTSGIPARYVRGYCRFISGNWYSHVWAQVWIRGRGWVTADTTHTMNNLGHVYNWNTSVSEVREVLLEYDLH from the coding sequence ATGGAAAAAAATAAGAAACTCCCTGAAAACGTCAGTGTGGGTAACAGGACACTTGACACCCCCTCCTATGCCTACGCCCTCAGCAAGGTACTTACAGGTTCAAAGGTGGTGGAAAACCAGACCATTAATGGGCCCCAACTGGATATAAGGCGCATATCAGTGAAACTAACAAAAAATCAGTACCTGGAGATAGCATCAAAATTCCGTAACTTCACATCCAGGACACAATGCTGTCCAGCAACCATCTCCTTCAGTGGGGGTAAAATCGACTTCTACAATGCAGTGTATCTCCTATCAAAGATCGGGCGCTACAGACAACTCCATGGTAAACTTCCCGTGGCCATGCAAATAAGCACCCCACTGCCTTTAAATGCATACCACATCAATTCCAAAGCCATTGACACAAGGATAAAGAACCTGAAATCCCAGATCAGAAAAACAATTAACCTCATGAACATTATTAATAAGAGAATCAGATATTCTGGAAACAAAAAAACCATCATGAGGCTTCAGGGTAAACTGAGGTCACTTGAAAAAAAATACAGTTACCTGAATGGTCAGCTCAGATACTATGATGGCCTCAGGAGCAGCCCCTGGTATGTCCCAGCATCCCTCCGACGTTACATCAGGTCCACAGCCCACTGCAACATCAATGATCCCAATATAGTTTACCTTGCCAGGGAACTCTCAGGAAACACCACCCACTCCACTGCACTGAATCTCTTTAGCTGGGTCAGGGACAATATTGACTACTCCTTCTACTACAGGACCCGCTACGGTGCCTCAGGCACACTCAGGTACAGGACAGCAAACTGTGTGGACCAGGCCCACCTCATGGTGGCCCTTGCAAGGACCAGCGGTATACCGGCCCGTTATGTCCGTGGGTACTGCAGGTTCATAAGCGGGAACTGGTACTCCCATGTGTGGGCCCAGGTATGGATAAGGGGTCGCGGCTGGGTGACAGCAGACACCACCCACACCATGAACAACCTCGGACACGTTTATAACTGGAACACCAGTGTGTCAGAGGTCAGGGAAGTACTTCTGGAATATGATCTGCACTGA